CAGGCAGGGAGCAGTCGCCGAAGACCTGGACGGGTCAAGGAGGAAGAAACGGTGAACAACATGGGCTGGTTCTGACAGATCAGGCACGATGAGGACTGGACAATGGCCATGGAGGTCATTGGTGACTTCCGTGAGGGCCATTTTCATGGAAAGGTCATTAGAAAACAGAGGGTTAGAACCCTGTGGGTAACCAGGGATGGAGACAGTCTGTGTTGCTGACTCTTCTTAGAAGTTTAGCCACAAGAGAGAAGTGGCTGGAGGTGTACATGGGACCAAGTGAGGGTTCTTCTCCGGCGTGGGAGAGATGTAGCATGTTAGATGTCAGTGGAAAGGCTCctacacagagagagagatgtgggGCAATGCacgagagagagggagagacagacagacagacagagacacagagacagcgagagagagagaggaagggagggagagagagagagaaagagagagagagaaccggATGAAACGGAGAAGTCAGATGGAAACTGTCACCTGTCACAGGGAGCAGAGTGCTCGCCCTCATATCTTAGGAAGAGGAGGGTCGAGTTAGatggacacagagagagacactgaGACTCAAGGGTGCCATTGTCAGGGAGGGATAGGGTGTTAGAGAACTGGGGGTTCTGTCGAGGAATGAGAACAACAGTGACTGGAGGCGTTGAAGCGGGAGAAAGCACAGCAGGCTGGGGTCAGACAGCTGGCGTGGCGTGTGCATGTGAGAGCGGGTGGCTTGTGTACAGAGGGTGACAGCCCACGGTGCTGACTGGGTCATCGTGTGGACGTTAGAGTCATGGCATGATGGCagaatggggaagaaaggaaggctgTGAGTGAGGGAACACAGCTGCATGGAATGTGGGCACCACTTGGTCAGCCCATGACAGGGCCACCAGGTGCCAGTGAGCGCGGGAACTAAATGGGAAAGGGGCCATGGACGGAGTCAGCACGCGGAGAAGTCTTTTAGGAAGAGTTCTGGGTCGGGGAGTTCTGGGTTGGGACCGAGCTGCTCTGGGACAGGGGCAGGGGAGCTGGAGAGAAATTCAGAGTCAGTGACAGCATGAGTTGGCCTTTCCATTGATTGCCAAACAGAGGAAACCCCAACTAAGTATCTTCTGAGGTGAGACACGCGGAACTTTTTAATTCCCTTCCCTGCTGATCACGGTTGATCACAATGCAGTTTGTGTTTTGATCACAATGGCTGCAGTGTTGCTAGCTGGAAATGCATAGCAAGCAAAGGGAAGGCACAAGTTCCTGAAAACATAGAAGCCAGAAGAATTCCCAGATGGAGGCTGTGTAGGCAACAAGCTGACTGTGATGTGACAAAGCAAATGGCCTTGTGGAACCTCCAGTCTCAGCTGCTGGAGAAGGCGGGGAGATGGTCTGTCCCTCGTTATGCTGTAGTTGGAAGAGTCAACTCACCTGTGACACTGAGTGGCATCACCTCACTGCGCTGGGCCCCGAGGACATTGTCGGCCTCACAGGAGTAGTTTCCGGAATGTTCTGCAGTCAGAGACAGGTTGAAGGACACTCCTCCTCCAGAGGGGGCCGAGCTGCTCCCCAGGGTGACACCGTTGTGATAAAAGCGGTACAGGATCGGGGGAGAGCCTGTCTGGGCCTCACAGTGCAGCTCCACCGTGTCCCCCACCAGGGCCTGGGCCCCAGGCGCCCTGAGGGTGAGGACGGGCCGAGATACTGGAACTGAAGGCAAAAATGAGTTAGTTGATACcactatctttttcttttttttaaaacagctcctcataaaaaaagaaatcctatagagttatataaagaaaaattaatggttttcccatttcctttattttcatattcCCGAGATTACCATTGGCGAGTACTTGGGACGCTTTTTAGATCTTTTCCATGTATAAGCACACACATACAtcccacgtgcacacacacacgcacacacacctcacgtgcacacacacatgcatacacacacccCACGCATGGgatcaaacacacacaccacctcaGGTGCTAGATCTACAACTTGATTTTTCCCCTTAGCAACATGCAGTGGGCACCTCTCTGTTATGACTATCTCAATCACTTACAAAAATCactattgaggtataatttacacacaaTACAATGAGACTCTTTTAAGTTTGCAATTTCATAGTTTGAGGTAAATTTTGCTTGATTGTTTTAACAACCGCAAACCATTTTCTGGCGTGGATTTACCATAATACATTTAAGCAATTCCCCATTAATGGATGTTTAGGTTGTTACTTTCTAATTTCCAATAATGCTACATTaaacaattacatatatatatatatatatatatatacacacacacacacacacacacacatatatatccagTATATATACATCCAGTATATATATggatgacatatatatatatatatatatatataatttatttatttatttatttatttttatttttattattattttttttttacacgtTTGTCCATGAACTTtgtaggataaattcttagacGTGGAATTTCTGGGATGAGGGATATGGGCATTTCAAATAATGACATGTAATATTCATTGTTATTCAAAAAGTTTGGGCCAATTTGCACCTGCACTGACAGTGTTAGAGTTTCGGCTTCCTCACTCTCTGATTATAATCACACAAATGCAGacgtttgtttgattgtttgttctcttttctgAGTCTTAAACTGAACAGTTCACTCAGCTCATCCTTTGTGACCCTGTGGAGTACCAGTTGATTTCTCATGGACTGCCAATGAACTACTGTCCACTAGTGATGAGTTTCTGTCTGTCAAGTAGTCAGAAATGATTTACAAAAAAGTTTTCCTGAAGTGAGGAAAACGCCTGCGGATTCACACGTCCAAGTTTTCTTCACTTCAGGAAAACTTTTATTACATCTTTGAGCTTTGTCTTTCCCTTCAGTAAGGTTTTTGAACATAGAGACACTTAATTATCAACACGTGGGGGTCTCATTGTCTGAGCTTcgcatttgaaatattttttctttttgcttctatttctGCATCTTTCCAATTTCCattctatgttttttattttcctcaaaccAATTTCCCATTCAATTAACAGTTTTCAGAAGTATACATTCTATTCTTACTGctttaaatttggatttcatctctaaaatagctttgtaattttctttgttttttctcctgaGTTCTGCTAGGtaaattttttaatctcttctgtTATCTTATCTCTTCTTTGActcctttaaattcctttttgtaCTCCCCCACCCCtgaattcatattttctttagttttgttaaGTATATCCAGAAGAATTTGGCAATCATTTTTGTTCCCTAAAGTAAtactttatcttaaaaatatcatgtattctttcttttccttttataatctTAAATGCATCAATACAAAGCTTATCACATTGGACGTTTTTTGGCTTATATCCTTCAATGAATGAAGTTAAATTCAGTCTTGTATTTGCTTGAGaatgctgtgtgtgtatgtgtgtgtgtgtctcagtgaCACGGGGCTGTTGATAGATTCCAAATGGCACTATCTCCTCAGAACACATTCCCACAAAATCTGTCTGTGTCTCTTGTTGGGGGACATGTCCCCCACAGGTAGATTACTCTGCCAGGAAGTCTGTATGGCTCAGAGAGAGGCTTCTCAGCTCTTGGACAAATTGTTGGCCATCATGGAGTTCCCTCATCCTGGTCTGGggactccttccttccttccttccttccttccttcctttcctccctccctccctccctccctccctccttccttctttcctcccttcctgctttCCCCTTTCAGACTCTTCAAACCCACTGGGAGAGCTTGCCCTGCTTGGGAACCCCTTGGAGAAGGTAAGATTTTGGCCACTACTGGTCCCTATGACTATGCTTGCAATTAAGTTTGTGTGTGTTCGTGGGGAAATGTGACATGCGTCTGTGCATTGAATTAAGAGAAACTGGCTTGGGCACTGAACTCACAGAGCATGAGAAGGTAATCTGAGAAAATGCATTCATTTGGTAAAAGCTCAGCATGTATTGTAGGGGTCTGCTGAGCCAGTGCTGGGTGAGGGCTGAGGCCCACAGAGAAAGGGTTCTGGGAGCAGCAAGCCAAGAGGGACACCAGGGTCACTGGGCTAGAAAACGGGAAGGTCCATACAGACTTCTGAAGGGGCGGCTGTGAGTGGGGTTTCGGTCAAGGGTGGGTGACTGGCAGGAATCCAGGACTTACCAATGACAGAGAGGGTCACGGCCGCACTGCGCTGGGGGCCCAGGCCATTGTCGGCTGTGCAGTAGTAGTTCCCAGAATGCTCCGCAGTCAGAGGAAGGCGGAAGGAACTTTCTCTCCATGAAGTGGCTTTTATCTCCTTGAGCAAAGCATCTTCATGAAAAAATCGAAATTGGATTGGGAGTGAACCTCTATGGGCCTCACAGCGAAGTGTCATCTCATCTCCCTCAGGAGCCTGGGCCCCAGGAGGACTGAGGGTCAGGACAGGATGAGACACGGGAactgagggagagaaaaaaccGGTCAGCAGTTGCTTCTGCCACTTCCTGTAGGTGGTCAGTGACATGTCCAGTCTCACCTGCACCGGGAGGCCGGCAGCCTCCAGGGCTGTTCTCACAAGCTCACTCCCGTCCCCCACAGGGCCATTTCAgtcttttccttccccatttgCCCCCATAGCCCCCAGGCTGTTCTGTCCCTTCGAGTGGTGTGGGCCCTCCTGACCATCCACAGCGGCTCTCAGGCCCCAGGAACTGTGTGCACGGGGCCTGCTGCTCTAGCCTGTTGTCCCTTAGGTGTCACCCTGTGCTTAGGTGGCAGTGCTATCTGGGGTGCAGCGCACATACTGTAACCACTGACTGGGTGAACGAATGAGTAGGATTTACACCTCTCTGACGGCATTTCATAGTGCTGTCGCCCGTCCAATTTCCTCCGGACGTCAGCTGCACAGCTTCGCCGTCTCTTTCACTTGTGCTCTCACTCCAGGGACCCCATCCCTTTCTTTATAATCTATTGCACAACTATTGTGGGAGGGGGTAGATTCTGGCTAGTCCCCAGCCTGGTTCTGTtgtttatagaagaggaaaccgAGGCCGCTTCCGGGACCAGGCAGGACAACCGACTCACACTGTCTCCCAAGAACTGGGCCTGGGCTTTGCCCATGGACAGCCCAGAGCTGAGAGTCAAGGCTCAACAGAAACGTTTTAACTTCCTGTCTGTTCGACAACAACGACCTCGGGGGCCTTCCAGGCAGGATGCCAAGCCAGCGGGGGTGAGGTCACCTCCACCAATGTGTTACCCCTTACctgctgcagcccccaccccgggCCTCCCTCACACCACTGCCTGACCAGCTCTAGAAGTGCTCACTCAAGGGGGACCTCTTCGGAGTAACTGGGCAACTGCTATCTGCCTTTGTTACCTCACATGGTTTTCTAACCGGTTCATGATCAAAGTCTGAGAGTGAAGGGTCAAGAGACACCTCTGTGGGCCTGGGGACTGATGTGTGGCCACTGAGaacaactgaatgaatgaaaatcagGCATCTGGGGGTTCACAGGCCAAGTGGAGAGACAGACAAAGCAGTTAGCTCCTGACAGGCTGGGGGTCAGGAGACAGAAAGCTGCTGTGCAGCTGGCAAGGGCGCGATGGCACCTGCGCTGCACAGGAAGGAAGCTCATGAGGGCCGACCGCTGAGTCCTGagccaggaggcaggggaggaTTCTAGGTTGGccccaggaggaaggagaggaggaaactggAAGGCGGAACACATTTCTGGAGGGGCTGGTGAAGCGGCAGGGCTGGCGGACTGGCAGCCCCTCGTCTTACCACGGACTGAGAGGGTCACGGCCGCACTGTGCTGAGGGCCCAGGCCATTGTCGGCTGTGCAGTAGTAGCTCCCAGAATGCTCCGCAGTCAGAGGAAGGCGGAAGGAACTTTTTCTCCATGAAGTGGCTTTTATCTCCTTGAGCAAAGCATCTTCATGAAAAAACCGATACAGGATCGGGAGTGAACCTCTTTGGGCCTCACAGCGAAGTGTCATCACATCTCCCTCAGTAGCTCGGGACCCAGGAGGACTGAGGGTCAGGACAGGATGAGACACGGGaactgagggagagagaaaaccgGTCAGCAGTTGCTTCTGCCACTTCCTGTAGGTGGTCAGTGACATGTCCAGTCTCAGCTGCACCCGGAAGCCGGCAGCCTCCAGGGCTGTTCTCACCGTTCACTCCCGTCCCCCACGCTGGCCATTTCAGTCTTTCCCTTCCCCATCCGACCCCCAGGTCCCCAGCCCGTCCTCCTCCTCTGTCTTCCTTGTAGGTCCCTCACCTCCATGTGCCAGAGGAAGTGACACTGCTCTAAGAGGAGAAGCCCTTCAGTGTGCTACCACCAGGAGGCGCCCTTCCTGTCAcagccccctgcccctcccctctgccagtgACCGGGGAACAGTTGACCCTCCGCCCAACCAAGGAGGGTCCCCTCTTTTCCTGACTCTGAGCTCACCTGCCTCTGCTCTGGATGTAAATTCGCTGCCTCTACTGGCTTCTTCCAAACACTATTTAGATGGTTTACTCCTCTCCACGTTAGAAAAACAACAGGACAAAACAAACGCGCCCTGTCTGCACTGAATGTCTCGCCCCTTTTCTGCAGACAGACATGCGGAGGAAGTGGCCCACTTTTATCGGCTCCACTTCTTTATCTGACActcttttgtttttgtccatTAAACCCGGTCTTTATCCCCTCTAACCTACTAGTTATTTTCTCACattatgatgataaaaataatattacaacGATAAACTCGTGCTTTTGACTCCGTGTCTGGCGTGTGTGCATTTGTCACATATAATCTGCAAACAATGTACGCAGACACGAATTTAATGACCAAAACCATCCGCGGGGCAAGTCCTATTACggttcctattttacagatgacagtAAAAGAGCACAAAGTAGCAAGAGGTGAGGCGGGAGTCAGACCCAGGTATTCTGGCTCACGTTTGTTTTCTTGGGGCTTTGAGGCTAGGGTAGGGGTGTGACTCAGGGCTTATCTTTTGCCGTCCCTCAGCTCTGCTTTGTCTAACTGCCCCTTAGTTTTTGCCTAAAGCCATCTCTTCCCTAGGTTTCTAAGGAACATACTCTCCCCAGCCACAGCCCTCAGTGTCCCTTCTGATTGGGGGCTGGTTTGGGGGCTCTGTCTTCTAGGGCCCTCCCGTCTATTCTTAGCAGCGCCCCAGATTGGCTCTTCTCACATCCCTTTAATATTGGAGTGTTGTCCCCAATATTAAAACCCTTCACGGAGTTCGATTACCCTTTAGAATACAGCCTAAGCCCTTACCGTGGCTTCTAAGGCCTGGCGACCTGGCTccgcctcctgcccccacctggtCCCGCCCCTTCCGCCCATTTCCCTGGACGCTGCGGTCAACACAGCTGACCTCCTCCCAGTTCCTTgtactttctctccttccctcaccagtTTTTTAGCATGTGCCTCTATCAGGGACACAGCCTCTTACTTCCTCTTCCAACCCCTCTCCTCTTTTTCAGGAAAGGTCCCCAATCATCCTGACGACTCAAGTCACACCGAGAGCTCTCCTGAGAAATTGGCTCTCATCTCCCATCTCTGACTGGGGCTCTGTCCCATTTGCCCCCACAGCCCCCAGGCTGTTCTGTCCCTTCGAGTGGTGTGGGCCCTCCTGACCATCCACAGCGGCTCTCAGGCCCCAGGAACTGTGTGCACGGGGCCTGCTGCTCTAGCCTGTTGTCCCTTAGGTGTCACCCTGTGCTTAGGTGGCAGTGCTATCTGGGGTGCAGCGCACATACTGTAACCACTGACTGGGTGAACGAATGAGTAGGATTTACACCTCTCTGACGGCATTTCATAGTGCTGTCGCCCTTCCAATTTCCTCCGGACGTCAGCTGCACAGCTTCGCCGTCTCTTTCACTTGTGCTCTCACTCCAGGGACCCCATCCCTTTCTTTATAATCTATTGCACAACTATTGTGGGAGGGGGTAGATTCTGGCTAGTCCCCAGCCTGGTTCTGTtgtttatagaagaggaaaccgAGGCCGCTTCCGGGACCAGGCAGGACAACCGACTCACACTGTCTCCCAAGAACTGGGCCTGGGCTTTGCCCATGGACAGCCCAGAGCTGAGAGTCAAGGCTCAACAGAAACGTTTTAACTTCCTGTCTGTTCGACAACAACGACCTCGGGGGCCTTCCAGGCAGGATGCCAAGCCAGCGGGGGTGAGGTCACCTCCACCAATGTGTTACCCCTTACctgctgcagcccccaccccgggCCTCCCTCACACCACTGCCTGACCAGCTCTAGAAGTGCTCACTCAAGGGGGACCTCTTCGGAGTAACTGGGCAACTGCTATCTGCCTTTGTTACCTCACATGGTTTTCTAACCGGTTCATGATCAAAGTCTGAGAGTGAAGGGTCAAGAGACACCTCTGTGGGCCTGGGGACTGATGTGTGGCCACTGAGaacaactgaatgaatgaaaatcagGCATCTGGGGGTTCACAGGCCAAGTGGAGAGACAGACAAAGCAGTTAGCTCCTGACAGGCTGGGGGTCAGGAGACAGAAAGCTGCTGTGCAGCTGGCAA
This DNA window, taken from Rhinolophus ferrumequinum isolate MPI-CBG mRhiFer1 chromosome 22, mRhiFer1_v1.p, whole genome shotgun sequence, encodes the following:
- the FCRL5 gene encoding Fc receptor-like protein 5; this encodes MASVGDGSERPPGSRATEGDVMTLRCEAQRGSLPILYRFFHEDALLKEIKATSWRKSSFRLPLTAEHSGSYYCTADNGLGPQHSAAVTLSVRVPVSHPVLTLSPPGAQAPEGDEMTLRCEAHRGSLPIQFRFFHEDALLKEIKATSWRESSFRLPLTAEHSGNYYCTADNGLGPQRSAAVTLSVIVPVSRPVLTLRAPGAQALVGDTVELHCEAQTGSPPILYRFYHNGVTLGSSSAPSGGGVSFNLSLTAEHSGNYSCEADNVLGAQRSEVMPLSVTVPASRPVLTLRAPGAPALVGDTVELHCEAQTGSPPILYRFYHNGVTLGSSSAPSGGGVSFNLSLTAEHSGNYSCEADNGLGAQRSEVVPLSVTVPASRPVLTLRAPGAQALVGDTVELHCKAQTGSPPILYRFYHDGVTLGNNSAPSGGGVSFNLSLTEEHSGNYSCEADNGVGTQRSEVVTLSITGLTGSRGGHVATGVTGVLLSLVGLAAVLLLFYYWLPGRAGGRPACDASR